A region from the Mercenaria mercenaria strain notata chromosome 7, MADL_Memer_1, whole genome shotgun sequence genome encodes:
- the LOC128558652 gene encoding uncharacterized protein LOC128558652: protein MCTSMASNVPDDGRTCPVCFDTYSKPKVLGCGHTFCELCIHEHIMKSKEKGVLGKGIECPLCRSLTCVEMEQNQPETWAKSLRSNFALETILSAYSDTKPCAKNPDTDTDFPFACQPCLEQDSHSAAAFLCIECNEYQCIECSKIHKRFGYMKGHGLTIIEGNEEKLAFLSSVKQMQLCHGHKEQIQYVCSTDNELCCSSCIVENHKQCKTMNIKSMAETNTLGTMMKSLKELNLKVKSATKFWSARSDEMLSQIETIQKDIREKRDKVMQMFATLEKQTVSYLEEANRERIPEYTSNREACEKLTADIDEAVKKCECAIINGTPVQQYILGHNLQLKDKIIQYGAKAADEFSKLETTEVRVKYFPIGDSKRRNGEELGTPFVTTSRINVEEIQDCRAVRLELKSSTLQNSHFWYRSIDYLNDGRLVAVEHFSNKLLVFNKRLRCVAKYDMNVRPYSVKISKSDAIFVTTGEAKLLFHFKVDADDNLILVQTTKLTMRCDSLSPIDNNSYFVGLFGGKNPLGVVFCNGDEKDVSIALPMKQYTAENTKCVFDSQSGKMAISDKNMDTIHIFDTRSNTKTSFRCEGILQPRGMAYGADDTLFVCSGGTDSIVHVTTEGRVLTTHKLNISHPYSICVSRDKTHLAVANMEISNKQLQVFELK, encoded by the coding sequence ATGTGTACAAGTATGGCATCTAACGTCCCGGATGATGGCAGAACGTGTCCAGTGTGTTTCGACACATATTCAAAACCGAAGGTACTAGGATGTGGTCACACATTCTGTGAACTATGCATTCATGAACACATCATGAAGAGTAAAGAGAAGGGAGTGTTGGGGAAAGGAATAGAGTGCCCGTTATGCAGGTCTCTTACTTGTGTCGAAATGGAACAAAATCAACCAGAAACATGGGCAAAATCGCTTCGTTCAAACTTTGCTCTAGAAACCATCTTGTCTGCTTACTCGGACACAAAGCCATGTGCAAAGAATCCCGACACCGACACAGATTTTCCGTTTGCTTGTCAGCCCTGTTTAGAGCAGGACAGTCACTCTGCAGCTGCTTTCCTTTGCATAGAATGTAACGAGTATCAGTGCATCGAATgttcaaaaattcataaaaggTTTGGGTATATGAAAGGTCATGGACTTACAATTATTGAGGGCAATGAGGAAAAGCTAGCATTTTTATCTTCTGTGAAACAAATGCAATTGTGCCATGGACATAAAGAGCAGATACAGTACGTGTGTTCCACTGATAACGAACTTTGTTGTAGTTCTTGTATTGTCGAAAACCACAAGCAATGCAAGACGATGAATATCAAATCAATGGCAGAGACAAACACATTAGGAACAATGATGAAATCATTGAAagaattaaatttaaaagttaaatctgCCACTAAATTTTGGTCCGCTAGAAGCGACGAAATGTTAAGTCAAATCGAAACTATACAAAAAGACATTCGAGAAAAACGCGACAAGGTCATGCAAATGTTTGCAACATTAGAAAAGCAAACTGTTTCATATTTGGAAGAAGCTAATAGAGAGAGAATTCCAGAATACACGAGCAACCGTGAAGCTTGTGAAAAATTAACGGCAGATATCGATGAAGCGGTTAAAAAATGCGAGTGTGCGATTATCAATGGAACTCCTGTTCAACAATATATTCTAGGTCATAATTTGCAGCTTaaagataaaatcattcaatatggTGCAAAAGCTGCCGACGAGTTTAGTAAGCTGGAAACGACAGAAGTAAGGGTCAAGTATTTTCCAATAGGAGACAGCAAAAGAAGAAACGGTGAGGAATTAGGAACACCCTTTGTGACCACGTCAAGAATAAATGTAGAAGAGATTCAAGATTGCAGAGCAGTACGCCTAGAGTTGAAATCCAGTACCTTACAGAACTCACATTTCTGGTACCGAAGCATAGATTATCTAAATGATGGACGGCTCGTTGCTGTGGAGCACTTTAGTAACAAACTGTTAGTGTTTAACAAAAGACTGCGATGTGTTGCAAAATATGATATGAACGTCAGACCTTActctgtaaaaatatcaaaaagtgaTGCGATTTTTGTGACCACTGGTGAAGCAAAGctactatttcattttaaagtggATGCAGACGACAATCTGATTCTTGTGCAAACGACTAAATTGACAATGCGTTGTGACTCACTCTCGCCAATAGATAACAACTCTTATTTTGTAGGGTTATTTGGAGGAAAAAACCCATTAGGTGTTGTCTTTTGTAATGGAGACGAAAAAGATGTTTCTATTGCGTTGCCTATGAAACAATATACTgcagaaaatacaaaatgtgtaTTCGATTCTCAAAGCGGAAAGATGGCGATtagtgacaaaaatatggacacaatacaTATATTTGATACAAGAAGTAACACAAAAACAAGCTTTCGATGTGAAGGCATTCTGCAGCCCAGAGGTATGGCTTATGGTGCTGACGATACATTATTTGTATGCAGTGGTGGCACGGACTCTATCGTTCACGTTACCACAGAGGGTCGTGTGTTGACCACTCATAAACTAAATATATCGCATCCGTACTCAATATGTGTATCGCGAGACAAAACTCACCTTGCAGTTGCAAATATGGAAATAAGCAATAAGCAGCTGCAGGTGTTTGAATTGAAATGA